The Brachyhypopomus gauderio isolate BG-103 unplaced genomic scaffold, BGAUD_0.2 sc225, whole genome shotgun sequence genome has a segment encoding these proteins:
- the LOC143503291 gene encoding uncharacterized protein LOC143503291 isoform X2 — protein sequence MLCEFGVLGLLLLTLLKGENICKNYNVGSINLTAELQSDVLLPCNFKPVLHSSNETSDVSAIWTHKNDSISNLLEVTLQGEITFWNHKGGRIKTFPNLSESGNFSILLYNVQLSDLGFYCCELFKGRNCSIAYQEMQLAFETKHTVTYWYYLLGAAAVLTLLLACWSCVKCRRSNSAESFYMNAYFHQNRRATIEEAIYVNDTNLRKMKASKTHGKSSVARTSRPSAPLLRSRQLGCKTR from the exons ATGTTGTGTGAGTTTGGGGTGTTGGGGCTGCTTCTGTTAACTCTTCTCAAGG GTGAGAACATATGCAAAAACTATAACGTTGGCAGCATCAACTTAACCGCTGAGCTACAGTCTGACGTTCTGCTGCCATGTAACTTTAAACCAGTCCTCCACAGCTCAAACGAGACTTCAGATGTATCAGCAATCTGGACTCACAAGAATGACTCAATATCTAATCTACTGGAGGTCACTCTTCAGGGTGAAATCACATTCTGGAATCATAAAGGTGGACGTATTAAGACCTTCCCCAACCTCTCAGAATCTGGAAATTTTTCAATCCTGCTCTATAATGTGCAGCTATCTGATCTGGGTTTCTACTGCTGTGAGTTGTTTAAAGGAAGAAACTGCAGCATTGCTTACCAGGAAATGCAGCTGG CCTTTGAAACCAAGCATACTGTCACGTACTGGTATTATTTACTAGGAGCAGCTGCTGTGCTTACCCTGCTGTTGGCATGTTGGAGCTGTGTGAAGTGTAGAAGAAGCA ATTCTGCAGAGTCTTTCTATATGAATGCTTATTTTCATCAAA ACAGAAGAGCCACAATAGAGGAGGCAATTTATG TGAATGACACAAATCTTAGGAAAATGAAAGCCAGCAAAACCCACG GTAAAAGCAGTGTTGCTAGAACCAGCAGACCATCTGCTCCACTTCTTCGTTCCCGGCAACTGGGTTGCAAAACCAGATGA
- the LOC143503291 gene encoding uncharacterized protein LOC143503291 isoform X3, whose amino-acid sequence MLCEFGVLGLLLLTLLKGENICKNYNVGSINLTAELQSDVLLPCNFKPVLHSSNETSDVSAIWTHKNDSISNLLEVTLQGEITFWNHKGGRIKTFPNLSESGNFSILLYNVQLSDLGFYCCELFKGRNCSIAYQEMQLAFETKHTVTYWYYLLGAAAVLTLLLACWSCVKCRRSKDSAESFYMNAYFHQNRRATIEEAIYVNDTNLRKMKASKTHDPTLENAVYVNCPRKSKSESQ is encoded by the exons ATGTTGTGTGAGTTTGGGGTGTTGGGGCTGCTTCTGTTAACTCTTCTCAAGG GTGAGAACATATGCAAAAACTATAACGTTGGCAGCATCAACTTAACCGCTGAGCTACAGTCTGACGTTCTGCTGCCATGTAACTTTAAACCAGTCCTCCACAGCTCAAACGAGACTTCAGATGTATCAGCAATCTGGACTCACAAGAATGACTCAATATCTAATCTACTGGAGGTCACTCTTCAGGGTGAAATCACATTCTGGAATCATAAAGGTGGACGTATTAAGACCTTCCCCAACCTCTCAGAATCTGGAAATTTTTCAATCCTGCTCTATAATGTGCAGCTATCTGATCTGGGTTTCTACTGCTGTGAGTTGTTTAAAGGAAGAAACTGCAGCATTGCTTACCAGGAAATGCAGCTGG CCTTTGAAACCAAGCATACTGTCACGTACTGGTATTATTTACTAGGAGCAGCTGCTGTGCTTACCCTGCTGTTGGCATGTTGGAGCTGTGTGAAGTGTAGAAGAAGCA AAGATTCTGCAGAGTCTTTCTATATGAATGCTTATTTTCATCAAA ACAGAAGAGCCACAATAGAGGAGGCAATTTATG TGAATGACACAAATCTTAGGAAAATGAAAGCCAGCAAAACCCACG ATCCAACACTAGAAAATGCAGTCTATGTCAACTGCCCCAGAAAGTCAAAGTCAGAAAGCCAGTAG
- the LOC143503291 gene encoding uncharacterized protein LOC143503291 isoform X1 — protein sequence MLCEFGVLGLLLLTLLKGENICKNYNVGSINLTAELQSDVLLPCNFKPVLHSSNETSDVSAIWTHKNDSISNLLEVTLQGEITFWNHKGGRIKTFPNLSESGNFSILLYNVQLSDLGFYCCELFKGRNCSIAYQEMQLAFETKHTVTYWYYLLGAAAVLTLLLACWSCVKCRRSKDSAESFYMNAYFHQNRRATIEEAIYVNDTNLRKMKASKTHGKSSVARTSRPSAPLLRSRQLGCKTR from the exons ATGTTGTGTGAGTTTGGGGTGTTGGGGCTGCTTCTGTTAACTCTTCTCAAGG GTGAGAACATATGCAAAAACTATAACGTTGGCAGCATCAACTTAACCGCTGAGCTACAGTCTGACGTTCTGCTGCCATGTAACTTTAAACCAGTCCTCCACAGCTCAAACGAGACTTCAGATGTATCAGCAATCTGGACTCACAAGAATGACTCAATATCTAATCTACTGGAGGTCACTCTTCAGGGTGAAATCACATTCTGGAATCATAAAGGTGGACGTATTAAGACCTTCCCCAACCTCTCAGAATCTGGAAATTTTTCAATCCTGCTCTATAATGTGCAGCTATCTGATCTGGGTTTCTACTGCTGTGAGTTGTTTAAAGGAAGAAACTGCAGCATTGCTTACCAGGAAATGCAGCTGG CCTTTGAAACCAAGCATACTGTCACGTACTGGTATTATTTACTAGGAGCAGCTGCTGTGCTTACCCTGCTGTTGGCATGTTGGAGCTGTGTGAAGTGTAGAAGAAGCA AAGATTCTGCAGAGTCTTTCTATATGAATGCTTATTTTCATCAAA ACAGAAGAGCCACAATAGAGGAGGCAATTTATG TGAATGACACAAATCTTAGGAAAATGAAAGCCAGCAAAACCCACG GTAAAAGCAGTGTTGCTAGAACCAGCAGACCATCTGCTCCACTTCTTCGTTCCCGGCAACTGGGTTGCAAAACCAGATGA